CCGTTCCGTCATAAATTCTCCAAAGTCTCGCTTCCCGGTACCAGCGTTCGATCGGCAGTTCCTTCGTATATCCCATGCCTCCGTGGATCTGGAGAACCCGGTCGACCACCCGGTTGCCCATATTCGCTCCGTACAGCTTGGCAATCGACGCATAATGCCGATTGTCTTCCCCTTGATCGAGCTTCCAGGCCGCGTTTAGAACCAGCCATTTGGCCGCTTCAATTTCAACCGCCGAATCGGCAATCATCCATTGGATCGCCTGTCTTTCCGCAATCGGCTGGCCAAACGTAACCCGCTGCTTGGAATAATCGATCGCCATCTGCAGCAGCCGCTCCGCCGCTCCGACTGCAATCGCTCCCACCACCCAGCGGGCGTAGGAAATCCATTCCAGCCCCAAACGGAAACCGCCATGCAGCTCACCCAGAATATTTTCTTCCGGCACCCGCACATCTTCAAAGATCAGGGAAGCAGGTCCCCACTCCCCCATCGTCTGGATCGGTTCGGAGCGCCACCCCATTTCCCTGTCGACCAGAAAACAGGTGACGCCGCCGTGCCCCTTTACATCCTTGTTGGTGACCGCAAACACCATCGCAAAATCGGCTTCGTTTCCGTTGGTGATAAAGATTTTCTCGCCGTTCAGAACATAGTGCTTGCCGACTT
The Effusibacillus pohliae DSM 22757 DNA segment above includes these coding regions:
- a CDS encoding acyl-CoA dehydrogenase family protein; protein product: MQFRLTEEQRMIQKTIRQFVERELMPLEPEVLRNERQGKPGITQEKIRKLQEKARSAGFWGINTPEEYGGANLGALMQAIVLMETGRTFVPFRFGGHADNILYYCNEWQKQKYLIPTINGERKSCFALTEPGAGSDPSNIRMRAEKVGKHYVLNGEKIFITNGNEADFAMVFAVTNKDVKGHGGVTCFLVDREMGWRSEPIQTMGEWGPASLIFEDVRVPEENILGELHGGFRLGLEWISYARWVVGAIAVGAAERLLQMAIDYSKQRVTFGQPIAERQAIQWMIADSAVEIEAAKWLVLNAAWKLDQGEDNRHYASIAKLYGANMGNRVVDRVLQIHGGMGYTKELPIERWYREARLWRIYDGTDEIQRLIISRNLLKGHVKVGELL